From a single Lolium rigidum isolate FL_2022 chromosome 7, APGP_CSIRO_Lrig_0.1, whole genome shotgun sequence genomic region:
- the LOC124673103 gene encoding L-gulonolactone oxidase 3-like yields MAAGTLLLLLALCSLAPAALSVPPRPPVRCGGSGGGCVLTNAYAAWSSDRADCPVAAVAYPASEQELVAAVARASAGGLRVKAVSGFAHTIPKLACPGGGIGANNTSTLLISTARYAGVAVDAAARTVTADAGAPLRAVIDAAEAAGLSLPASPYWEGVSVAGVISTGSHGSSWWGRGGAVHDHVVGLTIVVPAGLNQGWARVLPLAKGDALFPAALVSLGLLGVVSKVTLALEPRFKRSITYDYRDDSTFQDDFADHAARHEFADIAWYPSQHQAVYRIDDRAPLNATGDGANDFIGFQSTLIAVSAGIRALETSLEKSRNAEGKCTMAKSEIAAKRLIGSGLRNSQHAQLFTGYPVVGFQGKMQTSGSCAHSPAYNLLAACAWDPRYKGLFFYESTAIFSPARFRSFILDVKRLRDLVGADHMCGVDVYNGLLVRFVKRSEAFLGQPEDSVVVDFNYYRASDPAAARLDQDVWEEVEQMAFVKHGARPHWAKNRMVAFRGVQGKYPGWARFAAAKRQLDPRGLFDSPWSDEVVGNGLSAGDGDGCALDGQCVCSEDRHCSPAQGYYCREGRVYTEARVCRYSASSLHLNV; encoded by the exons ATGGCCGCCGGTACACTTCTCCTCCTGCTGGCGCTCTGCTCCCTGGCCCCGGCGGCGCTGTCCGTGCCACCGCGGCCGCCGGTGCGCTGCGGCGGATCGGGCGGCGGCTGCGTGCTCACCAACGCCTACGCCGCCTGGTCCAGCGACCGCGCGGACTGCCCCGTGGCGGCCGTGGCCTACCCGGCGTCCGAGCAAGAACTCGTGGCCGCCGTCGCGCGCGCCAGCGCCGGCGGCCTGCGGGTCAAGGCCGTCAGCGGCTTCGCGCACACCATCCCCAAGCTGGCCTGCCCcggcggcgggatcggcgcgAACAACACCAGCACCCTGCTGATAAGCACGGCGAGGTACGCCGGCGTGGCGGTGGACGCGGCGGCAAGGACGGTGACCGCGGACGCCGGCGCGCCGCTCCGGGCCGTGATCGACGCGGCCGAGGCCGCCGGGCTGAGCCTGCCGGCGTCGCCGTACTGGGAGGGGGTCAGCGTCGCCGGGGTCATCAGCACGGGCTCCCACGGCAGCTCGTGGTGGGGCCGGGGCGGCGCCGTCCACGACCACGTCGTGGGCCTCACCATTGTCGTGCCCGCCGGGCTGAACCAGGGCTGGGCCAGGGTCCTGCCGCTCGCCAAAGGTGACGCGCTCTTCCCCGCCGCGCTCGTCTCCCTCGGCCTGCTCGGCGTCGTCTCCAAG GTGACACTGGCGCTAGAGCCGCGGTTCAAGAGAAGCATAACCTACGATTACAGAGACGACTCCACGTTCCAGGACGACTTCGCTGATCACGCCGCGCGCCACGAGTTCGCCGACATCGCCTGGTACCCGTCCCAGCACCAGGCGGTGTACAGGATCGACGACCGCGCGCCACTCAACGCCACGGGCGACGGCGCCAATGACTTCATCGGCTTCCAGTCCACACTCATCGCCGTTTCCGCGGGGATAAGAGCACTCGAAACTTCACTGGAGAAGTCGAGGAATGCCGAGGGCAAGTGCACGATGGCCAAGTCGGAGATCGCGGCGAAGCGGCTCATCGGTAGCGGGCTGCGCAACAGCCAACACGCCCAGTTGTTCACCGGCTATCCCGTCGTGGGGTTCCAGGGGAAGATGCAAACGTCGGGCTCCTGCGCACACTCGCCGGCGTACAACCTGCTGGCCGCGTGCGCGTGGGACCCCAGGTACAAGGGCCTCTTCTTCTACGAGAGCACGGCCATCTTCTCCCCGGCGCGGTTCCGGTCCTTCATCCTCGACGTGAAGCGGCTCCGGGACCTCGTCGGCGCGGACCACATGTGCGGCGTGGACGTCTACAACGGCCTCCTGGTCCGGTTCGTGAAGCGGTCGGAGGCGTTTCTAGGGCAGCCAGAGGACTCCGTGGTGGTGGACTTCAACTACTACCGCGCGTCggacccggcggcggcgcggctggaCCAGGACGTGTGGGAGGAGGTGGAGCAGATGGCGTTCGTCAAGCACGGCGCACGCCCGCACTGGGCCAAGAACAGGATGGTGGCATTCCGTGGCGTGCAGGGGAAGTACCCGGGATGGGCAAGGTTCGCCGCGGCAAAGCGGCAGCTGGACCCACGAGGGTTGTTCGATAGCCCGTGGTCCGACGAGGTTGTAGGCAATGGCCTTagcgccggcgacggcgacgggtgCGCGCTGGACGGGCAGTGCGTGTGCTCCGAGGACAGGCACTGCAGCCCGGCGCAAGGGTACTACTGCAGAGAGGGACGTGTGTATACGGAGGCCAGGGTATGCAGATATTCCGCTTCATCCTTACACCTTAATGTATGA